The genomic window CTCGTTTGAGTGTAAATCAtttcaaacatattttattgaaaatactACCTACATTCCCTGAGGGGTAAAAACTGAACAAAGAAGGAAGAGTGCTGCTCTGTTCTGAATTTCACATATTTTCCATTCAGAGCTGCCATCTTCTTGATCTAAAGACTAAACTGTCAGCCATGTCAATATATCATTTATGCAAAAAATCTCTCTCTACAATGCGTGCAGGGCAGGGTGAATGTAAATCAGAGGTTTGTTTGACAGGTACCTGGCACACATATTGCTTTCAGGAAGGAGAGGAATTTCGAGAACTTTGGTGCAGGATATCACTGTCTCTTGACTCGGCGTCGCTACAGTTTTGCCAGTAATCCTGTGCACTTGATAGAACGGGTGTGGTCTGATGTAACGCTCATCCGCTGTCCCGATGAACATCTGCAGGCTGATGGGTTTTTCATTATACCCTATTAGCTACAGATGCGAAAACAAATAATGTGAGTAAACATGCAACTGGGTATCCCGAATAAATGGTATGTGactatccatcatccatcaaAGCTTTAACACTCTTAAAGTATTCAAAGTAGCCCTTATCAGGCCGATATTTCAAGCCAACATTCAAAGTTTGCATTGACTAACTTTCATTTTCTAGTTTTCAAAGCTAAACATCTGTTCCTCTAATGGCAGGAATGGTTGTCCGTTTGTGTCATAGGTAGCTAGGGTAAACAAACAGACCAGCACATGTAACTTTAGCTTGTACCCTGTTAAAAATACCACAAGCTGACTGGATCAAAAGTTCTGTCTATAAGACTGACTGATACTCATCATATGAATCACATTTATCTTAACTTCTATCATAGGTAAATTCAATCATTAAATTAGACcatttatatttcaatattaTAATGTGTCTAAACTAATACtggtttaacaaaaaaaattgtataataatattattataaataattaaatgcatcCAAACAATAATCTggtatttttgtcttttgtcttttatttttacTAGAGCAGGTGTCAGATGAGCAGCAAACCTTGAGGTATGGAACCCTTTCTCAATTTACCAGAATAATGAAAACAACTGCAAGTTGCAAGTTCAGTGAACTGTTCAAATTGTGTACAATACAGTTTATgtgacaaacaaaaacaacacagaaCAAGTAGGCAATGATGAAATACTCCATCAATAATTAACCATAATCAATAAATCACATAATGACACCAAATGGAATTGCAAAAGTGATTGTTTCCAAACaggttttttttcctcccatctggCATTTGTTGGCAGCCAGGCCACAAACACAAACCGATGTTAGAAACGTTCAACTATGGGGgaatttataaaatgttaaagggttagttcacccataaatgaaaattatgtcattaattactcacccgcaTGACGTTCCACATAtacgtaagaccttcgttcatcttcagaacacaaagatatttatgactcatccatagacaTCATTATAATCAacaaggtccagaaaggcacTGAAGACATAGTGGTTCACAACTTTAATTTtgtgaagcaacaagaatacttattgtgtgcaaaaacaaaacaaaaaaaatgactttattcaacaatctgttctcttccctgtcattatccttacacTTATGCCACAGCAAGCACAGcgaaggcttccgtgtttacgtccgcatgccggctcagtattggccaaagctcaCGTGAGCAGCAGGActcatgcgtgtgatgctgacggccaataatgagtcgcgttctgacgtagaacctggaagtgctggacgtaaacaacgtatgagaatgacacattatttttgttttgtttttgagcgcaaaaagtattctcatcacttcataaatttaaggttgaaccactgcagtcacgttgactatttaaACGATGTCtatacttttctggaccttggaaGTGTTGATTAAATTGCTGTCCacggacgagtcatatacctctcggatttcatcaaaaatcaagaatcttaatttgtgttctgaagatgaacgaaggtcttataggtgtggaacgacatgagggtgagtaattaattacagaattttcatctttgggtgaactaacactttaatcgAAGATCTGGTGTGAAATCTGACCTTTACAACAGGGTGTCTTCCGCAGTCTGATTTAATGGCCCCTCGACTGCCCTCCGTCTCATAATGGGCTCTGTGGTGAGGTTTAGGTTGGATCTCGATCTTTAACTCACATTGGCCACACTGACTGGGCAGAGGACAATCCAGTGGAGGTAAAGATGTGGACCTGAGCAAGATATAAAGAATAGCAGTTGCTGTAACAAACATAGCTGTTGTTTTTGGGAACTGGCCAATGAAACAGAACACCCATTGTTATAACCCTAACAGGTTCATAAATGATGGAACAACAAGGCTAAAAAACTATTATGTAACTGGCACTTGTTCAAAACCAAAGTTTGGTTCTATACATACATGCTATTTACCTGTATAAAGGAGTAGTATTGACTTGTTTGGGTTTAGCCCAAGGGAAGTGTGTTGGAACGGCTAAGAAATGTTCCACTATATCCTCTTTCCTTAAACTGGGCAGGGACACAGCTATGCCTGAGTTTAGAGATGGATTTGCAAGGCCTTGGTCTTGAGGAAGACTTGAAGAAGAGTCTTCTTGTCCAGGCAACATAGACAGTTGATCCTGGTTGTGGTTGGTCTGATACGTTCTTCTTGTTTTGGATGGGATGTCTACATCCAGTGGAAGGGTCTGGTAGGGGGCAAATGTGGCACCGCCCATCCACGTCTCCTCAGTGACACTCCCCCGAGGAGAGTGAGATGGTGTTACGTTGGGGGAATAGTGAGGGGACGCCAAACCAGGAATGACCTCTGCACTGGAATGTCGCCTTTTCCCACATGGCGAGGTTGGCCGAGAGGAGGGCCGTGAGGGTGGACGGGGACTGAGCCACGTTTCCTCAGTGATGCTGGTGCGGGGCGACTGATACAGCGACAGAGATTGGGCGCATTGATATTGCAGAAGTTGATGATGAGGTTGTTGTTGGTAACGATACCAAGAGTCATCTCCATATGCAGCCATGCATCCAGGAGAACCGAAGGGGGACACGAGTGGAGACACTTGAGGAGACGCCTGGGGAGAGGTAAGGGGGGACGGCAGAGGAGATGTCAATGGCGACACTAGAGGAGATGCAAGCCGAACCCGAGCGGCTGCCTCATTCAGCTCTGCCTCCACATCATCGTAGATGTGCGAGAAGGATTCGCAGGACGAGGCATCAGACAACCAACTGCGAGATGACAAACTGCTGCAGGGGCTGGGACACAGGGCGGACGTGTCCCTATAGGATGCCTCCAATGGCAGGAAGAGCTGGTCCCTTGATAGAGACCCAGCACCTGCTTCCCCACAAGCACCTGCTTGGTCCAACTGGTGGGTGCCCAGGTCCTGGTGGCTGTTGGCTGGGATAGAGGTGATTTGGATGCTAGGACAGTCAAATACCCTGCTGGGAGACTCCATGGGTTGGATGGAACCAGGGTGAGGGTTCCCATAAGGCTGGTTTGTATAGCTGTCTTGCTGTTCTGTGGGATGGTGGGGGCCAGAAGGAAAGAGAGGGTAGGAGTTGGTGTCATCATCCAATCCAGATTCTAGAGTaacaagaaaaacacaagaCCCCTTAATAAAGTATATCCTGGTTTATGCCAAtttacttaaaggaacactccactttttttgaaaataggctcattttccaactcccctagagttaaacagttgagttttatcgttttcgaatccattcagccgatctccggttctggcggtaccacttttaacatagcttagcatagttaattgaatctgattagaccgttagcatcgtgcttaaaaatgaccaaagagttatgatatttttcctatttaaaacttgactcttctgtagttaaatcgtgtactaagaccgacagaaaatgaaaagttgtgattttctaggctgatatggctaggaactatactctcattcaggcgtaattatcaaggaactttgctgccgttccatggctgcagcagtgcaatgatattacgcagcacccgtgagcccctgcttgcacagggaacgtgccttgcaaccatggagacgtttgtgagagacgctgcgtaatatcattgcactgctgcagccatgatacggcagcaaagttccttgataattacgcctgaatgagagtatagttcctagccatatcagcctagaaaatcgcaacttttcattttctgtcggtcttagtacacgatttaactacagaagagtcaagttttaaataggaaaaatatcaaaactctttggtcatttttaagcgcgatgctaacggtctaatcagattcaatgaactatgctaagctatgctaaaagtggtaccgccagaaccggagatcggctgaatggattcgaaaacggtaaaactcaactgtttaactctaggggagttggaaaatgagcctattttcaaaaaaagtggagtgttcctttaaagagttagttcacccaaaaatgaaaattctgtcattaattactcaccctcgtgtcgttccacaaccgtaagacctttgttcatctttggaacacaaattaagatctttaaGATCTCTAAGTGAGatgtttctgtccctccatggAGATTCactttcaatgttttttttttaacgcaaACAAAGCACtgcgtcgcttcataaaattgaggttaaaccactggagtcacatggagtactttaatgatgtctttactacctttctagaccttgaaagtggtagttgcgttggaTCTCTATGCAGGGACAGAAGGTCTAATCGATGTGGAATGagacaagggtgagtaatacattacagaattttcatttttgggtgaactaaccctttaatgctggaatacactacataACTGTGGCAAGCAGGGTGGGGCTGAGAGCCGTGGGAACAGAGTGAGGCGGTGGCGTGATCGCTAATGAGCGTGTCATACCAACCTCCGGAATGATTAAAGGAGGAGTGATGACAGTGAAGAATGAGAGAGAACCAGGCCTGGAGTATTTATGTTggcattttattatgtttttatggGTCAGTCATCTGTAAGGGGCTGCCTCTTTACTTccattttgttgtttattttggtcAATAAAATTAAGTTGAAC from Chanodichthys erythropterus isolate Z2021 chromosome 24, ASM2448905v1, whole genome shotgun sequence includes these protein-coding regions:
- the nfatc3b gene encoding nuclear factor of activated T-cells, cytoplasmic 3 isoform X1, giving the protein MTTNYSEELDFRLIFGESSYTHQSSLGHTESGLDDDTNSYPLFPSGPHHPTEQQDSYTNQPYGNPHPGSIQPMESPSRVFDCPSIQITSIPANSHQDLGTHQLDQAGACGEAGAGSLSRDQLFLPLEASYRDTSALCPSPCSSLSSRSWLSDASSCESFSHIYDDVEAELNEAAARVRLASPLVSPLTSPLPSPLTSPQASPQVSPLVSPFGSPGCMAAYGDDSWYRYQQQPHHQLLQYQCAQSLSLYQSPRTSITEETWLSPRPPSRPSSRPTSPCGKRRHSSAEVIPGLASPHYSPNVTPSHSPRGSVTEETWMGGATFAPYQTLPLDVDIPSKTRRTYQTNHNQDQLSMLPGQEDSSSSLPQDQGLANPSLNSGIAVSLPSLRKEDIVEHFLAVPTHFPWAKPKQVNTTPLYRSTSLPPLDCPLPSQCGQCELKIEIQPKPHHRAHYETEGSRGAIKSDCGRHPVVKLIGYNEKPISLQMFIGTADERYIRPHPFYQVHRITGKTVATPSQETVISCTKVLEIPLLPESNMCASIDCAGILKLRNSDIELRKGETDIGRKNTRVRAVFRVHIPQHNGKVLSLQVASVPIECSQRLAQELPQVESFSPACGSVTGGEEMLITGQNINPESIVVFLEKGSDGKTQWEVDVRALQEKSQNTSIVVKIPPYYKKTTASSTQVQFYVSNGKRKRSISQFFTYLSAVQVKQEFAMDLNTNGQHPTTSPTGLITTGDSTASDQVQPLEQWLLSEGSVCAPSSTHLCYSPQDPLHLSRSHPADRSLNEVADFHPMFHPSLVDFNNSFYQKPQQDLSYKGQPSLPMVGRSLQSCKSSQISAEQPRSQLGKGYQGIPSEHSHNLHNRGSISVSSTSDLTSPNVDASGRHAVDPVQFPQSSSSHVLPLSHQPTLAKVPSNSPSTRESLMDPQPSDASLQESSKSYSLPQGGESLDVKQEPKEEKELAFQSIGLQDITLDDVSEIIVRDLFETPDSGNADSAP
- the nfatc3b gene encoding nuclear factor of activated T-cells, cytoplasmic 3 isoform X2 → MTTNYSEELDFRLIFGESSYTHQSSLGHTESGLDDDTNSYPLFPSGPHHPTEQQDSYTNQPYGNPHPGSIQPMESPSRVFDCPSIQITSIPANSHQDLGTHQLDQAGACGEAGAGSLSRDQLFLPLEASYRDTSALCPSPCSSLSSRSWLSDASSCESFSHIYDDVEAELNEAAARVRLASPLVSPLTSPLPSPLTSPQASPQVSPLVSPFGSPGCMAAYGDDSWYRYQQQPHHQLLQYQCAQSLSLYQSPRTSITEETWLSPRPPSRPSSRPTSPCGKRRHSSAEVIPGLASPHYSPNVTPSHSPRGSVTEETWMGGATFAPYQTLPLDVDIPSKTRRTYQTNHNQDQLSMLPGQEDSSSSLPQDQGLANPSLNSGIAVSLPSLRKEDIVEHFLAVPTHFPWAKPKQVNTTPLYRSTSLPPLDCPLPSQCGQCELKIEIQPKPHHRAHYETEGSRGAIKSDCGRHPVVKLIGYNEKPISLQMFIGTADERYIRPHPFYQVHRITGKTVATPSQETVISCTKVLEIPLLPESNMCASIDCAGILKLRNSDIELRKGETDIGRKNTRVRAVFRVHIPQHNGKVLSLQVASVPIECSQRLAQELPQVESFSPACGSVTGGEEMLITGQNINPESIVVFLEKGSDGKTQWEVDVRALQEKSQNTSIVVKIPPYYKKTTASSTQVQFYVSNGKRKRSISQFFTYLSVQVKQEFAMDLNTNGQHPTTSPTGLITTGDSTASDQVQPLEQWLLSEGSVCAPSSTHLCYSPQDPLHLSRSHPADRSLNEVADFHPMFHPSLVDFNNSFYQKPQQDLSYKGQPSLPMVGRSLQSCKSSQISAEQPRSQLGKGYQGIPSEHSHNLHNRGSISVSSTSDLTSPNVDASGRHAVDPVQFPQSSSSHVLPLSHQPTLAKVPSNSPSTRESLMDPQPSDASLQESSKSYSLPQGGESLDVKQEPKEEKELAFQSIGLQDITLDDVSEIIVRDLFETPDSGNADSAP